The following coding sequences lie in one Rickettsiella endosymbiont of Rhagonycha lignosa genomic window:
- the rho gene encoding transcription termination factor Rho, protein MNLTELKKNSPAELVAIAEELKIDGLGRLHKKDMIFSILKALAKRGEDIYGDGVLEILPDGFGFLRSAEGSYLAGPDDIYVSPSQIRRFNLHTGDTVSGKIRPPKESERYFALLKVSEINFDAPENAKNRVLFENLTPLFPDERVTLERGNGSTEDITARIIDLVAPTGKGQRGLIVSPPKAGKTMMMQNIAQSISHNCPECYLIVLLIDERPEEVTDMRRSVRGEVIASTFDEPATRHVQVAEIVIEKAKRLVEHKKDVVILLDSITRLARAYNTVIPSSGKVLTGGVDANALQRPKRFFGAARNIEEGGSLTIIATALVDTGSKMDDVIYEEFKGTGNMEIHLDRRIAEKRIYPAIHLNRSGTRREELLAKPDVLQKMWILRKILQSMDEVTAMEFLIERLKNTKTNDEFFDSMKK, encoded by the coding sequence ATGAATTTAACAGAACTCAAGAAAAACTCCCCGGCCGAACTCGTTGCCATCGCTGAAGAATTAAAAATAGACGGTCTAGGCCGCCTGCACAAAAAAGATATGATCTTTTCAATTCTCAAAGCACTCGCTAAAAGAGGAGAAGACATCTATGGAGATGGCGTATTAGAAATATTACCGGATGGCTTTGGCTTTTTACGTTCTGCAGAAGGATCTTACCTTGCCGGCCCTGATGACATTTATGTTTCTCCTAGTCAAATTCGACGCTTTAATCTTCACACTGGTGACACTGTTTCAGGAAAAATTCGTCCTCCTAAGGAATCTGAACGTTATTTTGCTTTACTTAAAGTCAGCGAAATTAATTTTGATGCCCCTGAAAATGCTAAAAATCGAGTTTTATTTGAAAACTTAACTCCTTTATTTCCCGACGAACGAGTGACGCTGGAACGTGGAAACGGCAGCACAGAGGATATCACCGCTAGAATTATTGATTTAGTTGCTCCCACTGGGAAAGGACAACGAGGTTTAATTGTATCTCCTCCGAAAGCCGGTAAAACGATGATGATGCAAAACATTGCACAATCGATTTCGCATAATTGTCCAGAATGCTATTTGATTGTTTTGTTAATTGACGAACGTCCTGAAGAAGTAACCGATATGCGTCGCTCGGTTCGTGGAGAAGTTATTGCAAGTACCTTTGATGAACCTGCAACACGCCATGTCCAAGTTGCAGAAATTGTTATTGAAAAAGCGAAACGATTAGTCGAACACAAAAAAGATGTTGTTATTTTATTAGATTCTATCACCCGTTTAGCGCGTGCTTATAATACCGTTATTCCTTCGTCTGGAAAGGTATTAACCGGTGGTGTCGATGCGAATGCATTACAACGACCAAAACGTTTTTTTGGAGCCGCACGTAATATAGAAGAAGGTGGTAGTTTAACCATCATCGCCACGGCATTGGTGGATACCGGTTCAAAAATGGATGATGTTATTTATGAAGAATTTAAAGGAACCGGAAATATGGAAATTCATCTTGATCGACGAATAGCTGAAAAGCGTATTTATCCTGCTATCCACTTAAATCGCTCCGGTACCCGACGTGAAGAATTACTGGCTAAACCCGATGTATTACAAAAAATGTGGATATTACGGAAAATTTTACAATCCATGGATGAAGTCACCGCTATGGAGTTCTTAATTGAACGTTTAAAAAATACCAAAACTAATGACGAGTTTTTTGACTCAATGAAGAAATAA
- the trxA gene encoding thioredoxin TrxA, translated as MNNSSIITLNDTSFEKEVLQASSPILVDFWAEWCGPCKMISPILEELATKYLGKIKIAKLNVDENPNTPAKYGVRGIPTLILFKDGKALETKVGALSKSQLETFLDKHLA; from the coding sequence ATGAATAACTCTTCCATTATTACTCTTAACGATACTTCCTTTGAAAAAGAAGTATTACAAGCTTCGTCACCTATACTCGTTGATTTTTGGGCAGAATGGTGTGGGCCCTGCAAAATGATCAGCCCTATTTTAGAGGAGCTAGCCACAAAGTATCTCGGAAAAATAAAGATTGCCAAATTAAATGTTGACGAGAACCCTAATACCCCGGCAAAATACGGTGTGCGTGGTATTCCTACATTAATCCTATTTAAAGATGGGAAAGCACTTGAAACTAAAGTCGGCGCCTTATCGAAATCTCAGTTAGAAACATTTTTAGATAAACATCTTGCTTAA
- a CDS encoding hypoxanthine-guanine phosphoribosyltransferase, translating into MLIPSHIQEVERKATRLFTKEEIEKSLDNMAKAISNKLSESNPLVLCVMIGGLIPAGNLLPRLDFPLELDYVHATRYAHDTVGQSEILWIAKPRVSLKGRNILIIEDILDGGLTLAAIVDYCHAQGANTVYTAVLLDKQKAERLPGGTTSADFTAITMDHGFVFGYGMDYNGYLRNAPGIYVVAPEHE; encoded by the coding sequence ATGTTAATTCCGAGTCATATACAAGAAGTCGAAAGAAAAGCGACTCGTCTTTTTACTAAAGAAGAAATCGAAAAAAGTTTAGATAATATGGCAAAGGCAATTAGCAATAAGTTAAGTGAAAGCAATCCTCTAGTCTTATGCGTCATGATTGGAGGTCTTATCCCAGCAGGAAATTTACTACCGCGCCTAGATTTTCCCTTAGAACTCGACTATGTTCATGCTACTCGCTACGCACATGATACAGTTGGGCAATCTGAAATACTCTGGATTGCTAAACCGCGCGTATCGCTCAAAGGTCGTAATATATTGATTATAGAAGACATTCTAGATGGTGGCTTGACATTAGCGGCTATCGTTGATTATTGTCATGCACAGGGAGCAAATACAGTGTATACCGCCGTCTTACTGGACAAACAAAAAGCTGAACGCTTGCCTGGAGGAACTACCTCTGCAGATTTTACAGCGATTACTATGGATCACGGTTTTGTTTTTGGGTATGGAATGGACTATAACGGTTACTTACGGAATGCTCCAGGTATTTACGTTGTAGCCCCTGAGCATGAATAA
- a CDS encoding inositol monophosphatase family protein — MHPFLNIADRAARLAGKTILDGLNRLDRLRMQQKQDNRGVVTEIDLKAEKIIISTIQDAYPNHGIIAEESEPINGDKYTWIIDPLDGTCNYVHDFPHFAVSIAIKNNEKNYIEHALIYDPLRQERFTATRGQGAYLDNTQRYTRRLRVSTRSSIPESLIGISIPSRGFNTLAASINKEALRTMMSQASGIRRTGSAALDLAYVAAGRLDAALELELAPWDMAAGVLLVIEAGGIACDIKGGENYFEAGHILVANPKLCPLVLQAIRSV, encoded by the coding sequence ATGCACCCTTTTCTAAATATCGCCGATCGCGCTGCCCGTCTGGCAGGCAAGACTATTTTAGATGGTTTGAACCGTCTAGACCGACTTCGTATGCAACAAAAGCAGGACAATCGCGGCGTTGTCACTGAAATCGATCTAAAAGCTGAAAAAATTATTATCTCCACTATCCAAGATGCTTATCCAAATCATGGGATCATTGCGGAAGAAAGCGAGCCGATTAACGGAGATAAATATACTTGGATTATTGATCCACTCGATGGAACCTGTAATTATGTTCATGATTTTCCACATTTTGCTGTATCTATCGCTATTAAAAACAATGAAAAAAATTATATTGAACATGCCTTAATCTATGATCCCTTACGTCAAGAAAGGTTTACTGCAACCCGCGGCCAAGGTGCTTATTTAGATAATACACAACGTTATACGCGTCGTTTACGTGTCAGTACACGTTCTAGTATTCCAGAATCCTTAATAGGAATCTCGATTCCTAGCCGTGGCTTTAATACACTGGCCGCATCAATCAATAAAGAAGCTTTACGCACCATGATGTCACAAGCCAGTGGCATACGCCGAACCGGATCAGCGGCTCTTGATTTAGCTTATGTGGCTGCAGGACGCTTAGATGCTGCTTTAGAGCTTGAACTTGCACCTTGGGATATGGCTGCGGGTGTTTTGTTGGTTATAGAAGCGGGTGGAATAGCTTGTGATATAAAAGGCGGTGAGAACTACTTTGAAGCTGGACATATCCTTGTCGCTAACCCCAAGCTCTGTCCTTTAGTATTACAAGCTATTCGTTCAGTTTAG
- the secF gene encoding protein translocase subunit SecF → MEFFKKQTHINFLGLRRWAVGLSLLLVIISVGSLIIKGLHWGLDFTGGSQLQVSFNHTADIPLLRKQLEAAGFKDVLVQSYGTSRDILISLAPHQQTTQHDLSAQIINALPGAQLKQVEYIGPQVGRELATQGALAVFIALLGIMIYIALRFEYRFAIGAAIALIHDPIVILGIFSLFDIEFNLTALAAILAVIGYSLNDTIVIFDRIRENFRKLRKGTAVEVVNLSINQTLSRTIMTSATTLLVVLSLCVFGGTMIHSFALALVIGIVVGTYSSIYVAGIIAVALGLDRRNFLPSVKNVDDRP, encoded by the coding sequence GTGGAATTTTTTAAAAAACAAACCCATATAAATTTTTTAGGCTTACGTCGCTGGGCGGTGGGTTTATCTTTACTATTAGTTATTATTTCAGTGGGGTCCTTAATCATCAAAGGTTTACATTGGGGATTAGATTTTACTGGTGGTAGCCAATTACAAGTTTCTTTTAATCATACGGCAGATATTCCTTTATTAAGGAAACAATTAGAGGCAGCTGGATTTAAAGATGTCTTAGTGCAAAGCTACGGAACATCACGTGATATATTGATTAGCTTGGCGCCTCATCAGCAGACTACACAACATGATTTAAGTGCACAAATTATAAATGCTTTACCCGGTGCTCAATTAAAACAAGTCGAATATATAGGACCTCAGGTAGGACGAGAATTAGCAACACAAGGTGCACTTGCTGTTTTTATTGCATTATTAGGTATCATGATTTATATCGCGCTGCGTTTTGAGTATCGTTTTGCTATAGGAGCGGCGATCGCTTTGATTCATGATCCTATCGTTATTTTGGGCATATTTTCTTTATTTGATATTGAATTCAATCTAACCGCATTAGCGGCAATTTTAGCAGTAATTGGTTACTCACTTAATGACACCATCGTTATCTTTGATCGAATTCGCGAAAACTTTCGTAAGCTTCGCAAAGGTACTGCAGTTGAAGTGGTTAATTTGTCTATAAATCAAACCTTGTCGCGTACTATCATGACATCCGCAACGACATTACTCGTTGTACTTTCGCTGTGTGTTTTTGGTGGAACAATGATTCATAGTTTCGCTTTAGCACTCGTAATAGGAATCGTTGTGGGTACTTATTCGTCGATTTATGTGGCCGGAATTATTGCCGTAGCATTAGGTCTGGATCGACGTAATTTTTTACCTTCAGTAAAAAATGTCGACGATAGACCTTAA
- a CDS encoding DUF5993 family protein — MLALFFLYSLCVLLAWCKQRKLAIGLFIVFLLLTAFVFIHHITNQLSLQF, encoded by the coding sequence ATGTTAGCGCTTTTCTTTCTCTATAGTCTTTGTGTGCTTTTGGCTTGGTGCAAGCAGAGAAAGCTTGCTATAGGTTTATTTATCGTCTTTTTGCTATTAACAGCGTTTGTGTTCATCCATCATATAACTAATCAGTTATCTCTGCAATTTTAG
- the yajC gene encoding preprotein translocase subunit YajC, which yields MSFFITDALAIPATPTISPQSSGFSQILILLGFVVIFYLLLWRPQAKRAKEHRQLMASLAIGDEVTTTGGIVGKITRLNDDLITLKIAENVEINLQKAAVSSVLPKGTMKS from the coding sequence ATGAGTTTTTTTATCACTGATGCGTTGGCTATACCAGCCACACCTACTATTAGCCCTCAATCGAGTGGATTTTCTCAAATCTTAATTTTATTAGGCTTTGTAGTTATTTTTTACTTGTTATTATGGCGGCCACAAGCGAAACGCGCGAAAGAACATCGCCAATTAATGGCTAGCTTAGCGATAGGTGATGAAGTGACAACTACCGGTGGAATAGTCGGTAAGATTACCCGTCTAAATGATGATTTAATTACTCTGAAAATTGCAGAAAACGTGGAAATTAATTTACAAAAAGCGGCTGTTTCTAGCGTATTACCTAAAGGGACTATGAAGTCTTAA
- the queA gene encoding tRNA preQ1(34) S-adenosylmethionine ribosyltransferase-isomerase QueA: MQTQYKLEDFAYELPEKLIAHYPTKQRTDSRLFCLNKTTGFIQHKKFKDILNFINPGDLLVLNNTQVIPARLFAKKTTGGKVEILIEKIVDKKRVLAQLKSSKSLKLGTILILETGVSLEITARSENIFELVFLIEPNTSILELLNKIGHIPLPPYIQRADELFDWERYQTVFASSPGAIAAPTAGLHFDEDLLTQLKDKGVNIAYITLHVGSGTFQPIRCARLEDHRMHNEHVTVSETVCEQITLTKQNNKRVIAVGTTVARSLETATLNNQIKSFVGSTRLFIYPGFNFRCIDAIITNFHLPHSTLLMLVCAFAGYERVMQSYHEAIKQNYRFFSYGDAMWIN, encoded by the coding sequence ATTCAAACTCAATATAAACTGGAAGATTTTGCTTATGAACTTCCGGAAAAGTTAATAGCGCACTATCCAACCAAACAGCGCACCGATAGCCGATTGTTTTGTTTAAATAAAACGACAGGTTTCATTCAACATAAAAAATTCAAAGATATTTTAAATTTTATAAATCCAGGTGATCTGTTAGTTTTAAATAATACGCAAGTTATTCCAGCACGATTGTTTGCAAAGAAAACGACAGGTGGAAAAGTAGAAATTTTAATTGAAAAAATAGTAGATAAAAAACGTGTTTTAGCCCAACTAAAATCAAGTAAGTCACTTAAATTAGGAACTATACTTATATTAGAAACGGGTGTGAGTCTAGAAATCACTGCTCGATCTGAAAATATATTTGAATTAGTTTTTTTAATCGAACCTAATACCTCTATTTTAGAGCTATTAAATAAAATAGGTCATATTCCATTACCGCCCTATATACAAAGAGCAGATGAATTATTTGATTGGGAGCGTTATCAAACTGTTTTTGCATCTTCGCCAGGCGCTATCGCAGCGCCGACAGCAGGTTTACATTTTGATGAAGACTTGTTAACACAGTTAAAAGATAAAGGAGTAAATATTGCTTATATTACTTTACATGTTGGTTCAGGAACTTTTCAACCCATTCGCTGCGCACGTCTAGAAGATCATCGTATGCACAATGAGCATGTTACCGTGTCTGAAACGGTATGTGAACAGATAACCTTAACTAAACAAAATAATAAACGCGTTATAGCCGTTGGAACTACAGTAGCGAGAAGTTTAGAAACTGCGACTTTAAATAATCAGATTAAATCATTTGTTGGAAGCACACGTCTTTTTATTTATCCAGGTTTTAATTTTCGTTGTATCGATGCCATAATCACTAATTTTCATTTGCCGCATTCGACTCTATTAATGTTAGTGTGTGCTTTTGCAGGCTATGAGCGTGTTATGCAATCCTATCATGAGGCGATTAAACAGAATTATCGATTTTTTAGCTATGGCGATGCAATGTGGATTAATTAA
- a CDS encoding LysR substrate-binding domain-containing protein → MNLKDLKYLLAIAEYRHFGKAAKACSVSQPTLSIQLKKLEHALGVQLFERGQKRVLITASGLRIVEQAKHVLNAVNELERLAKLANDPFSVELRLGLIPSLGPYLLPHILSFIKQQLPKLTLYLYEDKTEVLLTQLNQGNLDAVILALPVQHKGMIVQTLFKEPFFLVMPASHPLHNSKELHLNDLNNDNLLLLEEGHCLRDQALEVCHKKSNLKEKMNYRATSLETLRNMVASGAGITLLPLLALEEHPLTINKPFAAPIPERIIGILWRKDSALEPCCRKLATVIEDTLPDVLADLEKKLKSTNTLRT, encoded by the coding sequence ATGAATCTGAAAGATCTTAAATATTTATTAGCTATAGCTGAGTATCGTCATTTTGGAAAGGCCGCTAAAGCGTGTTCGGTTAGTCAACCGACCTTAAGTATACAATTGAAAAAATTAGAACATGCTTTAGGTGTGCAATTATTTGAGCGTGGTCAAAAAAGAGTATTAATTACAGCTTCGGGCCTGCGTATTGTTGAACAAGCAAAACATGTATTGAATGCAGTAAATGAGCTTGAGCGATTGGCAAAATTAGCTAACGATCCTTTTTCTGTTGAGTTACGTTTAGGACTGATTCCCAGTTTGGGCCCTTATTTACTTCCACATATTTTATCTTTCATAAAGCAGCAATTACCGAAACTCACGTTATATTTATATGAAGATAAAACAGAGGTTCTTTTAACCCAATTGAATCAGGGTAATTTAGATGCTGTGATATTAGCGTTACCGGTTCAGCATAAAGGCATGATTGTACAAACTTTATTTAAAGAACCTTTTTTTCTGGTTATGCCTGCATCACACCCATTACATAATTCTAAAGAGCTGCATTTAAACGATTTAAACAACGATAATTTGCTTCTTTTAGAAGAAGGACATTGCCTTAGGGATCAGGCATTAGAGGTTTGTCATAAAAAAAGTAATCTAAAAGAAAAGATGAATTATCGTGCAACGAGTTTAGAAACTTTGCGGAATATGGTAGCTAGCGGCGCGGGAATTACTTTGCTCCCTTTATTAGCTTTGGAAGAGCATCCTTTGACAATCAACAAACCGTTTGCTGCTCCTATCCCAGAGAGAATAATTGGAATTTTATGGCGTAAAGATAGTGCTTTGGAACCTTGTTGCCGAAAATTAGCGACAGTAATTGAAGATACGCTTCCAGATGTATTAGCCGATTTAGAAAAAAAACTCAAATCAACTAATACTCTTCGCACTTGA
- a CDS encoding disulfide bond formation protein B has translation MHPSKVVKILKTLNAIDALGLAFLLLVAFILQIGYHELPCPLCLLQRLGVLAIAFGFLLNVQFKIRPVHYTLSLLSAMLTASICVRQIFLHVIPGDPGYGLPLLGLHLYTWLFLLCVGVIVYISIIFSIFPQYKYDEPSKSKGMQLLTHAAFAVVFLLAIFNGISTYLECGIKACPENPVKYEIQLVASHSKHT, from the coding sequence ATGCATCCCTCCAAAGTAGTAAAAATTCTTAAAACTCTTAACGCGATAGATGCTTTAGGGTTGGCTTTTTTGTTGTTAGTCGCGTTTATTTTACAAATAGGTTATCACGAATTACCTTGTCCTTTATGTTTATTGCAACGGCTTGGTGTATTGGCAATAGCATTTGGTTTTTTGTTGAATGTACAATTTAAGATACGTCCAGTGCATTATACTTTGTCGTTATTATCGGCAATGCTTACCGCTTCTATTTGCGTGCGCCAAATCTTTCTTCATGTAATCCCAGGTGACCCGGGTTATGGTTTACCTTTATTGGGATTACATCTTTATACCTGGCTATTTCTTCTATGTGTAGGTGTTATCGTTTATATCTCGATTATTTTTAGTATTTTCCCTCAATATAAATATGATGAGCCATCTAAAAGCAAAGGCATGCAATTATTAACTCATGCTGCTTTTGCAGTGGTTTTTCTTTTAGCCATTTTTAATGGTATTTCTACTTATTTAGAATGTGGAATTAAAGCTTGCCCAGAAAATCCAGTCAAATATGAGATTCAGTTAGTAGCCTCTCATTCTAAACATACTTAA
- the secD gene encoding protein translocase subunit SecD, producing the protein MLNKYPLWKNSLLLVLLILGFIYAAPNLFPEQPAVQISPSTAIMHVNLEALQTKVNALIKAAQIFPVSEELNQQTLLLRFNNTDTQLKAKDILSSALGDDYTVAVNLLSSTPRWMQTIGASPMKLGLDLRGGVHFALEVDINNLIAQRMQGLAKNISENLQQARIRYTELIPKEKQLSILFRDIVNLNQAKKLLQQQFPAFEFSEATGNPKQLVAVWSNQGLNNLRQLAIDQTINTLRNRINELGVAEPIVQQQGNNRILVDLPGVQDIARAQQILGGTATIEFRLVDTVHDPHLAQVNNTSPVGSQLYQYENQPVLLNKQVILTGNSITDASTSFDESGRSAVSISLGGGGESYFHQVTGENIGKPLAIVYVETKSSAKVVNGKIIHIPRKVERIISIARIQTALPPNFQVTGLTNPQEALNLSLLLRAGALPAPIYVVEQRTIGPQLGAENIHKGIISIIVGFILAVVFMAVYYGVFGVIADIALALNLVLLVALLSLLGMTLTLPGMAGIVLTVGMAVDANVLIFERIREELRNGVSPQSSIHAGYDRALITIIDANVTTLIVALILFGVGTGSIKGFAVTLTIGLLTSMLTGIMITRALINACYGGRPLKRLPIGI; encoded by the coding sequence ATGCTCAATAAATACCCTCTCTGGAAAAATAGTTTATTACTGGTGTTGCTGATACTTGGTTTTATTTATGCAGCACCTAATCTTTTTCCAGAGCAGCCGGCGGTTCAAATTTCGCCTTCTACAGCGATAATGCATGTGAATTTGGAAGCTTTACAAACCAAAGTCAATGCCTTGATTAAAGCAGCACAGATTTTTCCTGTTAGTGAAGAGCTTAATCAGCAAACGCTTTTATTGCGATTTAATAACACGGATACACAACTTAAAGCCAAAGATATTTTATCCTCTGCCTTGGGTGATGATTATACGGTGGCCGTTAATTTACTGTCCTCGACACCACGTTGGATGCAGACAATTGGTGCGTCTCCTATGAAATTAGGGTTAGATTTGCGCGGGGGGGTACATTTCGCTTTAGAAGTCGATATTAATAATCTTATTGCGCAACGGATGCAAGGTTTAGCAAAGAATATTAGTGAAAATTTACAACAAGCTCGTATTCGCTATACAGAATTAATACCTAAAGAAAAGCAATTATCTATTTTATTTAGAGACATAGTTAATTTAAACCAAGCAAAAAAATTGTTACAGCAACAGTTTCCAGCTTTTGAATTTAGTGAAGCAACCGGAAATCCCAAACAACTAGTAGCTGTTTGGTCGAACCAAGGGCTTAATAATTTACGGCAATTGGCTATAGACCAAACCATCAATACTTTACGGAATCGAATTAACGAGTTGGGTGTCGCAGAACCTATTGTTCAACAACAGGGGAATAATCGAATTTTAGTCGATTTGCCGGGTGTTCAAGATATAGCACGAGCACAACAAATTTTAGGTGGAACAGCAACGATAGAGTTTCGTTTAGTGGATACAGTACATGATCCACATTTGGCACAAGTAAATAACACATCCCCTGTGGGCTCACAATTATATCAATATGAAAATCAACCCGTGTTACTAAACAAACAAGTTATTTTAACGGGTAATTCGATTACTGACGCTTCAACTAGCTTTGATGAATCGGGACGATCCGCGGTAAGTATAAGTTTGGGAGGAGGGGGTGAAAGTTATTTTCATCAGGTGACCGGTGAAAACATAGGTAAACCGCTGGCTATTGTGTATGTTGAAACTAAAAGCAGCGCAAAAGTTGTGAATGGTAAAATTATTCATATTCCTCGTAAAGTGGAACGAATTATTAGTATTGCGAGAATTCAGACCGCACTACCCCCTAATTTTCAGGTAACGGGTTTAACTAACCCACAAGAAGCATTAAATTTATCCTTGTTGTTACGCGCAGGTGCATTGCCAGCGCCTATTTATGTAGTCGAGCAACGAACCATAGGTCCACAATTAGGCGCTGAGAACATCCATAAAGGAATTATTTCTATTATTGTAGGATTTATTTTGGCCGTTGTGTTTATGGCTGTTTATTATGGTGTATTTGGTGTAATTGCTGATATAGCCTTAGCACTTAATTTAGTACTATTAGTCGCTTTATTATCTTTATTGGGTATGACGTTAACTTTGCCAGGTATGGCAGGGATTGTGCTGACTGTTGGTATGGCTGTTGATGCGAATGTCTTAATATTTGAGCGTATTCGTGAAGAATTACGCAATGGTGTGTCACCGCAATCGAGTATTCATGCCGGTTACGATCGTGCATTAATTACTATTATTGATGCGAATGTGACAACTTTAATAGTCGCATTAATATTATTTGGAGTAGGTACTGGCTCAATCAAAGGATTTGCGGTGACTCTAACCATAGGATTGCTCACTTCAATGTTAACCGGGATCATGATAACAAGAGCCTTGATCAATGCGTGCTATGGGGGACGTCCTCTAAAACGTTTGCCGATTGGTATTTAG
- the nagZ gene encoding beta-N-acetylhexosaminidase yields the protein MGPIILDLTGLELSPEERELIKHPKVGGIIFFQRNFESTSQLENLISQVHLHSNQQLLLTVDQEGGRVQRFQNGFTSLPALGLIGARYDQNPDEAIQLAETHGWLLASELLAVGIDLSFAPVLDLNNNLNQVIGLRALHSNPTIVVKLGSAVIMGMHRAGMCSVGKHFPGHGSVSADTHTHFTVDDRDFQTIEAEDLIPFSQLTPYLDGIMASHIVYNQVDPLPCGFSSYWLQSILRQQLNFTGAIFTDDLSMKAVQHMGTISERVHLALQAGCNGLLVCNSRKDAILALEYLERYPELIKLYNSQHLQKLFPRRTLTLPALQQTDAWLSAVNLLKPLFEY from the coding sequence ATGGGACCTATTATATTGGATTTAACAGGCTTAGAACTAAGTCCTGAAGAACGTGAATTAATCAAACATCCTAAAGTGGGCGGCATCATTTTTTTTCAGCGTAATTTTGAATCGACTTCTCAACTTGAAAACTTAATATCACAAGTTCATTTGCATAGTAATCAGCAACTGCTATTAACTGTTGATCAAGAAGGAGGAAGAGTCCAACGTTTTCAAAATGGATTTACGTCGCTACCTGCTTTGGGATTAATTGGCGCTCGTTATGATCAAAACCCTGATGAAGCTATTCAGCTGGCAGAGACACATGGCTGGTTATTAGCCAGTGAATTATTGGCAGTTGGAATTGATCTTAGTTTTGCACCCGTTTTAGATCTAAATAATAATTTAAATCAAGTCATAGGATTACGTGCATTACATAGTAATCCTACTATTGTGGTTAAATTAGGAAGCGCAGTCATCATGGGAATGCATCGTGCTGGCATGTGTTCCGTAGGTAAGCATTTTCCTGGGCATGGCTCTGTCAGTGCAGACACGCACACACATTTCACCGTCGACGACAGAGATTTTCAAACTATTGAGGCCGAGGACTTAATTCCATTTTCTCAATTAACACCTTACTTAGATGGCATAATGGCTTCACATATAGTCTACAATCAGGTTGATCCGTTACCCTGTGGTTTCTCCTCTTATTGGCTACAATCTATTTTGCGTCAACAATTGAATTTTACGGGTGCAATCTTCACCGATGATTTATCAATGAAAGCAGTACAGCATATGGGCACTATTTCTGAACGCGTTCATCTTGCTTTACAAGCTGGATGTAATGGATTATTAGTTTGTAATTCTCGAAAAGATGCTATCTTGGCATTAGAATATTTAGAACGCTACCCTGAATTAATTAAACTTTATAATTCTCAGCACTTGCAAAAATTATTTCCTCGTCGCACACTAACGCTCCCCGCACTGCAACAAACTGATGCCTGGCTTAGTGCGGTTAATCTATTAAAACCATTATTCGAATATTAG